Proteins encoded by one window of Desulfovibrio ferrophilus:
- a CDS encoding ABC transporter permease, which translates to MDYLHDISGRTGLRPRLSTALHKHWGVTLMIAPLALYLVVFYLAPLAGVLMQSLFDPEFTLEHYTALWTHSVYLRVLLNTLDISFWATAASILLGYPVAYGMTFFGPVWRTMLMAAVTIPFWISVLVRTYSWMIILGRFGVINNFLQWAGLTDAPLELMYNRCGVYISLAYVLLPFAVLPMHSVMLGIDRTLLRAADSLGSSPWQSFRRVFLPLSLPGVAAGFLLTFIVGAGTFVTPTLMGGPKDTVIAMSIDSQLEIVNDWGFAGALSVILLFTVMGLFALCLRFMGLESLFGGTSEAHGTPRNKRLDTRKNIVIQVIAHGIRAGGIVVKMSACSGPYARNAAWKR; encoded by the coding sequence ATGGATTATCTTCATGATATATCGGGCAGGACGGGGCTTAGGCCCCGTCTGTCCACTGCCCTGCACAAGCACTGGGGCGTGACGCTGATGATCGCGCCCCTGGCGCTGTATCTGGTGGTCTTCTATCTGGCCCCTCTGGCCGGTGTGCTGATGCAAAGCCTGTTTGATCCGGAGTTCACTCTGGAACACTACACGGCCTTGTGGACACACTCCGTGTACCTCCGGGTCCTGCTCAACACCCTGGACATCAGTTTCTGGGCCACAGCTGCCAGCATCCTGCTGGGCTATCCCGTAGCCTACGGCATGACTTTTTTCGGTCCTGTCTGGCGGACCATGCTGATGGCTGCGGTCACCATTCCCTTCTGGATCTCGGTGCTGGTGCGCACCTACTCATGGATGATCATCCTGGGCCGCTTTGGTGTCATCAATAATTTCCTGCAATGGGCAGGGCTGACCGACGCCCCTCTGGAGCTGATGTACAACCGTTGTGGAGTCTACATCAGTCTGGCCTATGTCCTGCTGCCCTTTGCCGTGCTGCCCATGCACAGCGTGATGCTGGGCATTGATCGCACCCTGCTGCGCGCCGCCGACAGTCTGGGTTCCTCCCCCTGGCAAAGCTTCCGGCGCGTCTTCCTGCCACTGAGCCTGCCCGGCGTGGCAGCGGGCTTTTTGCTGACCTTCATCGTGGGGGCCGGAACCTTTGTCACCCCCACACTCATGGGTGGCCCCAAAGACACGGTCATTGCCATGAGCATCGACTCGCAGTTGGAGATCGTCAACGACTGGGGCTTTGCCGGTGCCTTGAGCGTCATCCTGCTGTTCACGGTCATGGGCCTGTTCGCGTTGTGCCTGCGCTTCATGGGCCTGGAGTCCCTGTTTGGCGGCACATCCGAGGCACACGGCACACCACGAAACAAGCGCCTCGACACACGAAAAAATATCGTAATCCAGGTGATCGCGCATGGGATCAGGGCTGGTGGGATCGTAGTGAAGATGTCCGCCTGCAGTGGACCATACGCAAGAAACGCAGCCTGGAAGCGCTGA
- a CDS encoding glycosyltransferase: MARQKTIMHLRQSSGGGGGADTVIMDWLELLDHERFNGCVAYLHRRDRTVAPILERLDERDIDHYTFPAGRVFDFGQLLRIKSLIRERNVGLLHCHDPKADVYGRLLRLLVPGLKLAVTLHAWHTHSWRSALYKRLDLLAVRGFDLVTAVAQDIADIAIRSGVRGVQAIPNGVNLGRWTLRSPLSGSERPFCVGFVARLSREKGVEDFVNVAQRVVSEVPDVRFCVAGEGPEGERMRSLVNSAGLTERFEFSGFLDEAAMRGLYGSLDVLLHPSHSEGTPMTLLEAAATGVPVVATLVGGVGDVFTDGETACLTRAGDVEGLARSVIGLARDSARAAAQSAAARSAIEHDYDMATRVRLLEGLYLKVLGAESVGEARS, translated from the coding sequence GTGGCGCGGCAAAAAACCATCATGCACCTCAGACAGTCCTCCGGAGGCGGGGGCGGCGCTGATACGGTGATCATGGACTGGCTGGAACTGCTGGACCACGAGCGGTTCAACGGTTGTGTGGCCTATCTGCATCGTCGGGATCGGACTGTGGCGCCCATTCTGGAGCGTCTGGATGAGCGGGACATTGATCATTACACCTTTCCCGCCGGGAGAGTCTTCGATTTCGGTCAACTCCTGCGTATCAAGAGTCTGATCCGTGAGCGCAACGTGGGGCTGCTGCATTGCCACGATCCCAAGGCCGATGTGTACGGCAGGCTTCTGCGCCTGCTGGTTCCCGGCCTCAAGCTGGCGGTCACCCTCCATGCCTGGCACACGCATTCCTGGCGTTCAGCCCTGTACAAAAGGCTGGACCTGCTGGCGGTGCGCGGGTTCGATCTGGTCACTGCCGTGGCTCAGGACATTGCCGATATTGCCATCCGTTCCGGGGTGCGCGGAGTGCAGGCCATCCCCAACGGCGTGAATCTAGGACGCTGGACACTGCGCAGTCCCCTCTCAGGTTCGGAGCGCCCCTTTTGCGTGGGCTTTGTGGCGCGACTGAGTCGTGAGAAGGGTGTCGAGGATTTCGTAAACGTGGCCCAGCGGGTTGTGAGCGAGGTGCCCGATGTACGATTCTGCGTGGCGGGCGAGGGACCGGAGGGCGAACGCATGCGCTCCCTTGTGAACAGCGCAGGGCTGACAGAGCGGTTCGAATTTTCCGGTTTTCTGGATGAGGCTGCCATGCGCGGGTTGTATGGTTCACTGGATGTGCTGCTGCACCCGTCCCATTCCGAGGGCACGCCCATGACTCTGCTGGAAGCCGCAGCCACAGGCGTTCCCGTGGTGGCGACCCTGGTGGGTGGAGTGGGGGATGTGTTCACTGATGGAGAAACGGCCTGTCTGACCCGGGCGGGTGATGTGGAAGGTCTGGCCCGGAGTGTGATCGGGCTGGCCCGTGACTCTGCCAGAGCGGCAGCCCAGAGTGCCGCGGCCCGCAGTGCTATTGAGCATGACTATGACATGGCAACCCGCGTGCGCCTGCTGGAAGGTCTCTATCTGAAGGTGCTTGGAGCTGAATCTGTCGGGGAGGCGCGGTCATGA
- a CDS encoding glycosyltransferase family 2 protein produces the protein MHSASIIIPTYNRPKELRDCLESLLAQTVKPLEVIVVDDGNLDEVPFRQDFIDAGVGFVYFKKDIPGLTESRNAGIGLAKGEIIFFLDDDVILFPDYVEQILSVYAEGEGFVAGVGGLEDNKPPMRPRDYVKRAFEWPFLAWGLREGHVLPSGFCTQFGESPFPLKEVTQVDFLLGGVCSFHRDLFREFSFTERYREFGLGEDKDFTVSVSRRYPLYLNPKARLVHLEAAAMRPEDRRWARMFLMGTYLLFKRHMCRGWWSWPLFWYGVTGHFLARCVALAVFPNRGKVEKLKGLVDAVKIIAGGKAPEIGGR, from the coding sequence ATGCATAGCGCGAGCATAATCATCCCCACCTACAACCGCCCGAAGGAACTCAGGGATTGTCTGGAATCCCTGCTGGCCCAGACCGTGAAGCCCCTGGAAGTCATTGTGGTCGACGATGGGAATCTGGACGAAGTCCCGTTCAGGCAGGACTTCATTGATGCGGGTGTCGGGTTCGTTTATTTCAAGAAGGATATCCCGGGGCTGACGGAATCGCGCAATGCCGGCATCGGTTTGGCCAAGGGCGAGATCATCTTCTTTCTGGATGATGATGTGATTCTGTTTCCCGATTATGTGGAGCAGATTCTTTCGGTCTACGCCGAGGGGGAAGGCTTCGTGGCCGGGGTCGGCGGCCTGGAGGACAACAAGCCGCCCATGCGTCCGCGCGACTATGTGAAGCGGGCCTTTGAATGGCCGTTTCTGGCCTGGGGCCTCCGGGAGGGGCATGTTCTGCCGTCCGGGTTCTGCACGCAGTTCGGGGAGTCGCCGTTTCCACTCAAAGAGGTGACACAGGTCGATTTCCTGCTGGGCGGCGTCTGTTCCTTTCATCGTGATCTCTTTCGCGAGTTCTCGTTCACCGAACGCTATCGCGAGTTTGGTCTGGGGGAGGACAAGGACTTCACCGTGTCCGTCTCGCGGCGCTATCCATTGTATCTGAATCCCAAGGCGCGGCTGGTGCATTTGGAGGCCGCGGCCATGCGCCCCGAAGATCGACGCTGGGCGCGAATGTTCCTGATGGGCACCTACCTGCTCTTCAAGCGGCATATGTGCCGGGGCTGGTGGAGTTGGCCCCTCTTCTGGTACGGGGTCACGGGCCATTTTTTGGCGCGCTGCGTGGCACTGGCCGTCTTCCCCAACCGGGGTAAGGTCGAAAAACTCAAGGGCCTGGTCGATGCCGTGAAGATCATCGCGGGCGGTAAAGCTCCGGAGATCGGGGGGCGCTGA
- a CDS encoding lipopolysaccharide biosynthesis protein, giving the protein MSEKTQPTTDSLSGTIARYATSVVARQTLGVLNAYLKPLLLSPALYGLWNLLNTALAFVPLTHLGSRSAMRYRIPANEARGDEQANEQVVGAVFYGTLFLTGLAALGLGAAALFVDAGVPERLGLLVMAVVMVITWLSEFHVALFKARSRFAPISTANYISAVAACVLNAVLILAFGIYGLFAALITTNGLVLWYLRRHAPAQSMSRFRMGLFMDLVREGFPIITFSLGATLIRTVDRFIISAWLGLEALGYYGIAVMALNFLMRIPDASREVVEPLLMRDLQTRPERDCLRDYVERPLLATAYALPLLLGPAMLLLPAAVNLLLPRYAQGVPAAQILTGGCLFLSLAFVLRGIIIARGQQVRATGVMLASVVGNLALSLGFLSLGWGIAGVALASACSFALLFGGLWIFVRRHEAELPAPSWSALLAPLALAVIATGAAQLAEFLMGVDPLVSGPVGCVVFLCVAVPLYNRRGRMSGFWEPLTVQTLSRRFRR; this is encoded by the coding sequence ATGAGCGAGAAGACCCAGCCCACAACGGATTCCCTGTCCGGGACCATCGCGCGCTACGCCACGAGTGTGGTGGCGCGGCAGACTTTGGGTGTGCTCAATGCCTACCTCAAACCCTTATTGCTCAGCCCTGCGCTCTACGGGCTGTGGAACCTGCTGAACACTGCTCTGGCCTTTGTTCCACTCACGCATCTCGGCTCACGCTCGGCCATGCGTTATCGCATCCCGGCCAATGAAGCCCGGGGTGACGAGCAGGCCAACGAGCAGGTTGTTGGTGCGGTTTTTTACGGAACCCTGTTCCTCACGGGGCTGGCTGCTCTGGGCCTGGGGGCGGCGGCGCTGTTCGTTGATGCGGGCGTCCCGGAACGTCTGGGGCTACTGGTCATGGCCGTGGTCATGGTCATCACCTGGCTTTCGGAATTTCACGTGGCCCTGTTCAAGGCCCGTAGCCGGTTTGCACCCATTTCCACAGCCAATTACATCAGCGCCGTGGCGGCCTGCGTGCTCAATGCGGTGCTGATTCTGGCCTTTGGCATCTACGGCCTGTTTGCGGCCCTGATCACGACCAATGGTCTTGTGCTGTGGTACCTGCGCAGGCACGCCCCGGCTCAGTCCATGAGCCGGTTCCGCATGGGGCTATTCATGGATCTGGTGCGTGAGGGCTTCCCCATCATCACTTTCAGTCTGGGGGCCACGCTCATCCGCACCGTGGACCGGTTCATCATCTCGGCCTGGCTGGGGCTGGAGGCACTGGGCTATTATGGTATTGCGGTCATGGCCTTGAATTTTCTGATGCGTATTCCTGATGCCTCGCGCGAGGTGGTGGAACCGCTGCTGATGCGCGACTTGCAGACCCGCCCGGAGCGGGATTGCCTGCGCGACTATGTGGAGCGGCCATTATTGGCCACGGCGTATGCCCTGCCCTTGCTCCTTGGGCCGGCCATGTTGCTTTTGCCCGCCGCAGTGAATCTGCTGCTGCCGCGCTACGCCCAGGGGGTGCCTGCCGCACAGATTCTGACGGGAGGCTGCCTGTTCCTGTCCTTGGCCTTTGTGTTGCGGGGCATCATCATTGCCCGTGGGCAGCAGGTGCGCGCCACGGGGGTGATGCTGGCCTCGGTGGTGGGGAATCTTGCCCTGAGTCTGGGGTTCCTGAGCCTGGGCTGGGGCATCGCGGGGGTGGCCTTGGCCAGTGCCTGCTCCTTTGCCCTGCTCTTTGGCGGATTGTGGATCTTTGTGCGTCGCCACGAAGCCGAACTGCCTGCGCCTTCCTGGTCAGCCCTGCTTGCGCCCCTTGCGCTGGCTGTTATTGCCACAGGGGCTGCTCAGCTGGCAGAGTTCTTGATGGGCGTTGACCCACTGGTGTCCGGCCCTGTCGGATGTGTCGTTTTCCTGTGCGTGGCCGTGCCGCTCTACAACCGCAGGGGCAGAATGAGTGGATTCTGGGAGCCTTTGACCGTGCAAACCCTCAGCAGAAGGTTCAGAAGATGA
- a CDS encoding glycosyltransferase — translation MIIGGWLLIFGALLGLGLFVVVNPLLTWLISTLHPLRHRPADTPGLSVSLVIVVHNGRELIGSKLDNALALDVPPGGLEIIVHSDGSGDGTEEIVAAYADRGVKLSSSPQHRGKSHGLNTAASLATGDILVFSDVDALLAPDALTRLLSWFVSDRVGGVCGRRVVPGEAGAFEAAQAGYVGLDSRLKAGESRLGTLTSNDGKLYALRSGLFPEIPGPVTDDLYAALAVVSLGHLFLFDAEARARVAVPSRSPGVELKRRRRIVSTSLNAIACHRALLNPARYGFYSLRLLLNKVVRRLMPVFLLMLLAGSALAAAQSAVAALLLAGQIACMILAASFPLVSFRSGVFARVAGAAFYFYVGNLGMLWGLVDFVLGNLPKRWSPDKGGATQ, via the coding sequence ATGATCATTGGAGGATGGCTGCTCATCTTCGGCGCTCTGCTGGGGCTCGGTCTTTTTGTTGTCGTCAATCCCTTGCTCACGTGGCTGATTTCAACTCTGCATCCCTTGCGCCACAGGCCTGCGGATACCCCCGGTCTGTCCGTCAGCCTGGTCATTGTGGTTCATAATGGGCGCGAGTTGATCGGTTCCAAACTGGACAACGCTCTGGCTCTGGACGTTCCACCCGGTGGACTGGAAATCATCGTGCATTCCGACGGTTCCGGAGATGGCACGGAAGAAATCGTGGCCGCCTACGCGGACCGGGGAGTGAAGCTTTCCTCAAGCCCGCAACACAGGGGCAAGAGCCATGGCCTTAATACCGCCGCCTCATTGGCGACAGGCGATATTCTCGTGTTTAGCGATGTTGATGCCTTGCTCGCGCCGGACGCTCTGACCCGGCTCCTGTCGTGGTTTGTCTCTGATCGGGTGGGCGGGGTTTGTGGTCGGCGTGTGGTGCCGGGAGAGGCTGGTGCCTTCGAGGCCGCCCAGGCGGGATATGTGGGATTGGATTCACGCCTCAAGGCCGGGGAGAGCCGCCTGGGAACGCTGACTTCCAATGATGGCAAACTCTATGCGCTTCGCAGCGGGCTGTTCCCCGAGATTCCAGGGCCGGTGACCGATGACCTGTACGCCGCGTTGGCAGTGGTGAGCCTGGGCCATCTGTTCCTGTTTGATGCCGAGGCCCGGGCCAGAGTTGCCGTGCCTTCGCGTTCGCCCGGCGTCGAGTTGAAGAGGCGTCGGCGTATTGTGTCCACAAGCCTCAACGCCATTGCCTGCCACCGCGCATTGCTGAATCCCGCACGTTATGGGTTCTATTCCCTGCGGCTTTTGCTGAACAAGGTCGTGCGGCGGCTGATGCCCGTGTTCTTGTTGATGCTCCTGGCGGGCAGCGCCTTGGCTGCGGCCCAAAGTGCCGTGGCCGCTCTGCTCCTGGCCGGGCAGATCGCCTGCATGATTCTGGCAGCCAGCTTTCCCCTTGTTTCCTTCCGGTCAGGTGTGTTTGCACGTGTTGCCGGAGCGGCATTCTACTTCTACGTGGGCAACCTGGGCATGCTCTGGGGATTGGTGGACTTTGTTTTAGGCAATCTGCCCAAGCGCTGGTCGCCGGATAAGGGTGGGGCCACACAGTGA
- a CDS encoding ABC transporter permease: protein MALQGLPLRLWTLRAVCALVAIYLIVPLGIILPIAFSNDTILRFPPQSMGLGLFQSYFSSGPWMRATLNSLRVAAPVMLLATVLGTLAAIGIARLKGTARQSAYGLFISPLILPAIINAVAMYFFMAKLKLIGTISGLILAHTVLAVPFVVIVMTTTLQGVDRDLEQASNSLGAGRLRTFVHITLPLIRPGLFTAAIFAFIASFDELITALFISGARSTTLPKQMWDGIRDQMDPTIAAVSAVLIILAVVLMTMAGVVRQRSEKAHR, encoded by the coding sequence ATGGCCTTGCAAGGATTGCCTCTGCGCCTATGGACACTGCGGGCAGTATGTGCCCTGGTAGCAATCTATCTGATTGTCCCGCTGGGCATCATCCTGCCCATCGCCTTTTCCAACGACACCATCCTGCGCTTTCCGCCACAGTCCATGGGGCTGGGGCTGTTCCAATCATACTTCAGCTCCGGGCCCTGGATGCGGGCCACCCTGAACAGCCTGCGCGTGGCCGCCCCGGTGATGCTGCTGGCCACGGTTCTGGGCACCCTGGCAGCCATAGGCATCGCCAGACTCAAAGGTACAGCCCGGCAAAGCGCCTATGGCCTGTTCATCAGCCCTCTGATCCTTCCGGCCATCATCAATGCCGTGGCCATGTATTTTTTCATGGCCAAGCTGAAACTCATCGGTACCATCAGTGGATTGATTCTGGCGCATACGGTACTGGCCGTACCCTTTGTGGTCATCGTCATGACCACCACCTTACAGGGGGTAGACCGGGACCTGGAGCAGGCCAGCAACAGCCTGGGAGCGGGCAGACTGCGGACCTTTGTCCACATCACGCTGCCGCTCATCCGTCCGGGGCTGTTCACGGCTGCCATCTTCGCCTTCATCGCCAGCTTCGATGAACTCATCACCGCCCTGTTCATCAGCGGAGCGCGTTCCACCACCCTGCCCAAGCAGATGTGGGATGGCATCCGGGACCAGATGGACCCGACCATTGCAGCCGTGTCCGCCGTACTGATCATTCTGGCCGTTGTCTTGATGACCATGGCCGGTGTGGTTCGGCAACGTTCAGAGAAAGCTCACCGCTGA
- a CDS encoding molybdopterin-containing oxidoreductase family protein: MRQAAEMPNSSTGDETTIVKSTCRLCFNGCGVLISIKDGHPTSLTGDPDHPLSKGMICPRGHAALELLDHPHRLRHPIKRTGPRGGGKWERVSWDEALDTIVAELTKIGNRLGPQAVVFMRGGSKGTSDDHLTRLANIFGSPNVSTTSSICYSPCALASKHTYGFMAYPDLKHPPRCIIRWGFNPKVTLPPLHREIVKATSAGTKLVVIDPRVSNDRADLQLQPKPGSDGALALAMAHVIIEEGLYDRAFVERWTVGFRRLRAHLQVHTPEIAQAMTWVPAQKIREAARMYATVRPGCILWGNALESGPNNYQTCRAICILRALTGNLGAAGSDVMWSDLGELQRRSPLFTRPELLPPDMAAQRLGAHAKLLPDFAYAPHNLVAKAILDGKPYPIRGAYLQGGNLLCTSADSQLMSKALTKLDFIAATDHFMTPTTALADIVLPASTYLEHNSVEQPWHFPVASIQQQVADPGETRSEGQICNDLARRIGHGEYAFEDMDEFLEFYLHPAGMSFDQFRSQGTIAGPKQLLAHEEHGFPTPSGLVELYSAPLGELGLPPLPEYREFNLTDDQFPLIMTSQKSPQFYHSCGRQLPSLRRSKPEPSMRLHPETAQSLGLNDGTMALLTTATGSIRQCVRLDESLTPGVVMADYGWWFPEQGAAQEFGWRQANLNVLTSAPEPCSSELGSAALRGIPCRIEPMEEQS, from the coding sequence ATGCGCCAGGCAGCAGAAATGCCCAACTCGTCCACAGGTGATGAGACAACAATCGTCAAGAGCACCTGCCGGCTATGTTTCAATGGTTGCGGTGTCCTGATCAGTATCAAGGATGGACACCCTACGTCGCTCACAGGCGATCCGGACCACCCCTTGAGCAAAGGAATGATCTGCCCACGCGGCCATGCGGCGCTTGAATTGCTGGATCATCCCCACAGACTCCGCCACCCGATCAAGCGCACCGGTCCGCGCGGCGGCGGCAAGTGGGAACGCGTCTCGTGGGACGAAGCTCTGGACACCATTGTTGCGGAGTTGACAAAGATCGGCAATCGCCTTGGGCCGCAAGCCGTGGTGTTCATGCGGGGCGGTTCCAAAGGCACCAGTGACGATCACTTGACCCGCCTGGCCAATATTTTCGGTTCTCCCAACGTCTCCACCACCTCGTCGATCTGTTATTCACCCTGCGCCTTGGCCTCCAAGCACACATACGGGTTCATGGCCTATCCAGACTTGAAGCATCCGCCCCGGTGCATCATTCGATGGGGTTTCAATCCCAAGGTCACCCTGCCCCCATTGCATCGTGAAATCGTAAAAGCCACTTCCGCAGGAACCAAGCTGGTGGTCATCGATCCCCGTGTAAGCAACGACAGGGCCGACCTCCAACTTCAGCCCAAGCCGGGATCGGATGGGGCGCTGGCCCTGGCCATGGCCCATGTCATCATCGAGGAAGGGCTCTATGACCGGGCATTTGTGGAGCGCTGGACCGTGGGTTTCAGACGTCTGCGGGCACACCTGCAAGTCCACACACCGGAAATCGCCCAGGCCATGACTTGGGTCCCGGCCCAAAAGATCCGGGAAGCCGCCCGAATGTACGCCACGGTGCGCCCCGGCTGCATCCTCTGGGGCAACGCCCTGGAGTCCGGACCGAACAACTATCAGACCTGCCGCGCCATCTGTATTCTACGCGCCCTGACCGGCAACCTTGGGGCAGCGGGCTCCGATGTCATGTGGTCCGATCTGGGCGAGCTTCAGCGGCGCTCTCCCCTGTTCACTCGGCCGGAGCTATTGCCCCCGGATATGGCCGCGCAACGATTGGGAGCCCATGCCAAACTGCTGCCCGACTTCGCCTACGCCCCCCACAACCTCGTGGCCAAGGCCATTTTGGACGGCAAGCCCTACCCCATCCGTGGGGCCTACCTCCAGGGCGGCAATCTGCTTTGCACCAGCGCCGACTCGCAGCTGATGTCCAAGGCTCTGACCAAGCTCGACTTTATTGCCGCCACGGACCATTTCATGACGCCCACCACGGCCCTGGCCGACATCGTGCTGCCCGCCTCCACCTATCTGGAACACAACAGCGTGGAGCAGCCCTGGCATTTCCCGGTGGCCTCCATTCAGCAACAGGTCGCCGACCCCGGCGAGACCCGCAGCGAAGGTCAGATCTGCAATGATCTGGCCCGACGCATTGGTCACGGCGAATATGCCTTCGAGGACATGGACGAGTTTCTGGAGTTCTACCTGCACCCCGCAGGCATGAGCTTCGATCAATTCCGTAGCCAGGGCACCATCGCCGGACCAAAGCAACTGCTGGCCCATGAGGAACACGGGTTCCCCACCCCTTCCGGGCTGGTGGAACTCTATTCCGCGCCCCTGGGAGAATTGGGCCTCCCCCCCCTGCCCGAGTACCGCGAATTCAACCTCACTGATGACCAATTCCCCCTGATCATGACCAGCCAGAAATCGCCTCAGTTCTATCATTCCTGTGGCCGACAACTGCCCTCGTTGCGTCGGAGCAAGCCCGAGCCGAGCATGCGTCTGCACCCGGAAACCGCACAATCTTTAGGCCTTAACGACGGCACCATGGCCCTTCTGACCACAGCCACCGGTTCCATCCGCCAGTGCGTCCGACTAGATGAGAGCCTGACTCCCGGCGTGGTCATGGCTGATTACGGTTGGTGGTTTCCTGAGCAGGGTGCCGCACAGGAATTCGGCTGGCGACAGGCCAACCTGAATGTGCTGACCAGCGCCCCTGAGCCATGCAGCAGCGAATTGGGCTCTGCGGCCCTGCGCGGAATCCCCTGCCGTATCGAACCGATGGAGGAACAGTCATGA
- a CDS encoding ABC transporter ATP-binding protein, which yields MTTAKGIHLRNISKSYGAVTALDNVCLDVREKEFVTLLGPSGSGKTTLLMVVAGFTSPEAGSVNIGERNVTRLAPFRRDIGVVFQNYALFPHMSVQQNIEYPLRMRHVPRAERARKAAQAIATVRLEGLADRMPGQLSGGQKQRVALARAMVFNPPVLLMDEPLSALDKNLREHMQLELKDLQQRLGITVLYVTHDQQEALTMSDRIAVINEGRVEQFGPAARIYDTPANRFVAEFIGETNLFRATTLEAGNSTLAVSLHDGANTAVRTSCPLCSGQQGYLSIRPEKLAVVNGNAASLCALSGRLENLIHQGDTIKYFIRPQGLDSAGSTGLVVMKMHNRADTPLFAPGDNINFGWRPDDATFVV from the coding sequence ATGACCACCGCCAAGGGTATCCATCTCCGCAACATCTCCAAGAGTTACGGCGCGGTCACGGCTCTGGACAACGTCTGCCTGGACGTGAGGGAAAAGGAATTCGTGACCCTGCTCGGACCTTCGGGCTCGGGCAAGACGACGCTGCTCATGGTCGTGGCCGGTTTCACCTCGCCCGAGGCAGGTTCCGTGAATATCGGCGAGCGGAACGTGACCCGTCTGGCCCCCTTCCGGCGTGACATTGGAGTGGTCTTTCAGAACTACGCGCTGTTCCCGCACATGAGCGTGCAACAGAACATCGAATACCCCCTGCGCATGCGCCACGTCCCCAGAGCCGAGCGCGCCCGCAAGGCCGCGCAGGCCATTGCCACCGTTCGCCTCGAGGGGCTGGCGGACCGTATGCCGGGCCAGCTTTCCGGGGGACAGAAGCAACGCGTGGCCCTGGCCCGGGCCATGGTCTTCAATCCGCCCGTGCTGCTCATGGACGAACCTCTGAGCGCTCTGGACAAGAATCTGCGCGAGCACATGCAACTGGAACTCAAGGATCTGCAACAGCGCCTGGGGATCACCGTGCTCTACGTGACCCATGACCAGCAGGAAGCCCTGACCATGTCCGACCGCATCGCGGTGATCAACGAAGGTCGGGTCGAACAGTTCGGCCCTGCGGCCCGCATCTACGACACCCCGGCCAACCGATTTGTGGCCGAGTTCATCGGCGAAACCAACCTCTTCCGGGCCACCACTCTGGAGGCCGGAAACTCGACCCTGGCCGTAAGCCTTCACGATGGAGCAAATACGGCGGTCCGCACCAGCTGTCCCCTGTGTTCAGGCCAGCAGGGCTACCTGTCCATCCGGCCCGAGAAGCTGGCCGTGGTCAACGGCAACGCCGCCAGCCTCTGCGCCTTGAGCGGACGGCTGGAAAACCTGATTCACCAAGGCGACACCATCAAATACTTCATCCGGCCCCAAGGCCTCGACAGTGCAGGCAGCACCGGGCTGGTGGTCATGAAGATGCACAACCGGGCGGACACTCCCCTCTTCGCCCCCGGCGACAATATCAATTTCGGGTGGCGACCGGATGATGCCACCTTCGTAGTCTAA
- a CDS encoding ABC transporter substrate-binding protein — MKRVLFAMALCLLAVTTTAQAETITVCSYGGTYNKALEEAFAKPFTAETGIEVVFVSFPNYAKMKAQVQSGNVEWDVVEPSINGYVLGAHDGLFEPLDLSGIPVDDFVKGGIQPYGVSTVYYSHNVAYRTDVWPAGQGPKTWADVWNTKKFPGPRAVKYTAYSNLEAALLADGVPPSEIYPIDVDRAFKKLDELKPHIKVYWKNGAHAQQVMRAHEADTGSFAAGRMLDLAKDGVPVVPEWNGAVVDLDYLVILKGCKHKDAAMKFIKYTTDPKRQAKLAMASYYGPSNLKAYDYIPEDMARQMPSHPDNMKNAVIIDGEWYREHGKEVTARWEAWKMQ, encoded by the coding sequence ATGAAACGCGTCCTTTTCGCCATGGCCCTGTGCCTGCTGGCAGTCACGACAACCGCTCAGGCCGAGACCATCACCGTCTGCAGTTACGGCGGCACCTACAATAAGGCCCTGGAAGAGGCTTTTGCCAAGCCCTTCACCGCGGAGACCGGCATCGAAGTCGTCTTCGTCTCCTTTCCCAACTATGCCAAGATGAAGGCTCAGGTGCAGAGTGGCAACGTGGAATGGGACGTGGTGGAACCTTCCATCAACGGCTATGTTCTGGGCGCGCATGATGGACTGTTCGAACCTCTGGATCTCTCCGGCATCCCGGTGGACGACTTCGTCAAGGGCGGCATCCAGCCCTATGGCGTATCCACGGTCTATTATTCGCACAACGTCGCCTACCGCACCGATGTCTGGCCCGCTGGCCAAGGCCCCAAGACCTGGGCCGACGTCTGGAACACCAAGAAATTCCCCGGTCCCCGAGCCGTGAAATACACGGCCTATTCCAACCTTGAAGCCGCCCTGCTGGCCGATGGCGTACCCCCCAGCGAAATATACCCCATCGACGTGGACCGGGCCTTCAAGAAGCTCGATGAACTCAAGCCCCACATCAAGGTCTACTGGAAGAACGGCGCCCACGCCCAGCAGGTGATGCGCGCCCACGAGGCCGATACGGGCAGCTTCGCCGCGGGTCGCATGCTGGACCTGGCCAAGGATGGCGTTCCCGTTGTTCCCGAATGGAACGGTGCCGTCGTGGATCTGGACTATCTGGTCATTCTGAAGGGCTGCAAGCACAAGGATGCTGCCATGAAATTCATCAAATACACCACCGATCCCAAGCGCCAGGCCAAGCTGGCCATGGCCAGCTACTATGGTCCCTCCAACTTGAAGGCCTACGACTACATCCCCGAGGACATGGCCCGCCAGATGCCCAGCCATCCCGACAACATGAAGAACGCCGTGATCATCGACGGCGAGTGGTACCGCGAACACGGCAAGGAAGTGACCGCCCGTTGGGAAGCCTGGAAGATGCAATAG